One genomic window of Streptomonospora nanhaiensis includes the following:
- a CDS encoding glycoside hydrolase family 3 protein, which produces MPADPQLDRLANATLLVPFESYDAPRWVLDGLAEGVAGVCLFHNNIADAEQVTALNRRLAEAADSPLVSLDEEGGDVTRIGQREGSGYPGNAALGAVDDPELTRAVHRSLGAELSELGFTLDLAPSADVNTVAENPGIGTRSFGADPELVARHTAAAVAGLQEGGVAACAKHFPGHGATHQDSHTELPVVDADRDLLFARELLPFRAAVQEGVQAVLTAHIRLPLLGLTGAATLAPSVVNGLLRTELGFTGTVITDALDMAGVSARIGIPEAAVRALSAGCDLLCLGRFVYADQVAAIRSAITAAVAEGRLSGERLEEAAERTARLRAWTARRPRGARVADIGLESARRAVRVQGAVPALRDPVVVEIDAPPGIAVGEVPWGLAPWFPGTERLDAEAAAPERVLASAQGRSLVVVVRDAHRYPATRALVAELCRARPDAVVVEMGLPAWRPECAAYISTYGAARVNGQSAAEVLGASAGASVV; this is translated from the coding sequence ATGCCCGCAGATCCGCAGCTCGATCGCCTCGCCAACGCGACGCTGCTGGTGCCCTTCGAGTCCTACGACGCGCCGCGCTGGGTGCTCGACGGGCTCGCCGAGGGCGTGGCCGGCGTCTGCCTGTTCCACAACAACATCGCCGACGCCGAGCAGGTGACCGCGCTGAACCGGCGCCTGGCCGAGGCCGCCGACTCCCCGCTGGTGTCGCTGGACGAGGAGGGCGGCGACGTCACCCGCATCGGCCAGCGCGAGGGCAGCGGCTACCCGGGCAACGCGGCGCTGGGCGCCGTGGACGACCCCGAGCTGACGCGGGCCGTGCACCGCTCGCTGGGCGCCGAGCTGAGCGAACTGGGCTTCACCCTGGACCTCGCGCCCTCGGCCGACGTCAACACCGTGGCCGAGAACCCGGGGATCGGCACCCGGTCCTTCGGCGCCGACCCCGAACTGGTGGCCCGCCACACCGCCGCCGCGGTCGCGGGGCTCCAGGAGGGCGGGGTGGCCGCCTGCGCCAAGCACTTCCCCGGCCACGGCGCCACCCACCAGGACTCCCACACCGAGCTGCCGGTGGTCGACGCCGACCGCGACCTGCTGTTCGCGCGGGAGCTGCTGCCCTTCCGGGCGGCGGTCCAGGAGGGGGTGCAGGCGGTCCTGACCGCCCACATCCGGCTGCCCCTGCTGGGCCTGACCGGCGCGGCGACGCTGGCGCCCAGCGTCGTCAACGGGCTGCTGCGCACCGAACTGGGCTTCACCGGTACGGTCATCACCGACGCCCTGGACATGGCCGGGGTCAGCGCCCGCATCGGGATCCCCGAGGCGGCGGTGCGGGCGCTGAGCGCCGGGTGCGACCTGCTGTGCCTGGGCCGGTTCGTCTACGCCGACCAGGTGGCGGCCATCCGGTCGGCGATCACCGCCGCCGTGGCCGAAGGCCGCCTCAGCGGAGAGCGGCTGGAGGAGGCCGCCGAGCGGACGGCGCGGCTGCGCGCCTGGACCGCCCGCCGCCCGCGCGGCGCCCGGGTGGCCGACATCGGGCTGGAGTCCGCGCGGCGGGCCGTGCGGGTGCAGGGCGCGGTGCCGGCGCTGCGCGACCCGGTGGTGGTGGAGATCGACGCCCCGCCGGGTATCGCCGTGGGCGAGGTGCCGTGGGGCCTGGCGCCGTGGTTCCCGGGCACCGAGCGGCTGGACGCCGAGGCGGCGGCCCCCGAGCGGGTGCTGGCCTCGGCCCAGGGCCGGAGCCTGGTGGTGGTGGTGCGCGACGCCCACCGCTACCCCGCCACGCGGGCGCTGGTGGCCGAGCTGTGCCGGGCGCGCCCCGACGCCGTGGTGGTCGAGATGGGCCTGCCGGCCTGGCGGCCCGAGTGCGCCGCCTACATCAGCACCTACGGCGCGGCCCGGGTCAACGGGCAGAGCGCGGCGGAGGTGCTGGGAGCGTCCGCCGGGGCGTCGGTAGTCTGA
- a CDS encoding RrF2 family transcriptional regulator: MRLSARVDYALRAAAELAAASGGPVTAEQLARAQAIPGKFLENILTQLRRAGLVRSQRGPVGGYWLARSPSDISLADVIRAVDGPLANVRGERPEHVDYDGAARSLQQVWIALRASERSILESVTLEDVSTGRLPATVRTLAEDPDAWAS; the protein is encoded by the coding sequence ATGCGCCTTTCTGCCCGGGTCGACTACGCGTTGCGTGCCGCGGCCGAACTCGCCGCCGCCAGTGGCGGTCCGGTTACGGCCGAACAGCTGGCGCGCGCCCAGGCCATCCCCGGAAAGTTCCTGGAGAACATCCTCACCCAGCTGCGCCGCGCGGGCCTGGTGCGCAGCCAGCGCGGCCCGGTGGGGGGCTACTGGCTGGCCCGCTCCCCCTCCGACATCTCCCTGGCCGACGTCATCCGCGCCGTCGACGGCCCGCTGGCCAACGTCCGCGGCGAGCGCCCCGAGCACGTCGACTACGACGGCGCGGCCCGCAGCCTGCAGCAGGTGTGGATCGCGCTGCGCGCCAGCGAGCGCTCGATCCTGGAGAGCGTGACCCTGGAGGACGTCTCGACCGGGCGGCTGCCGGCCACGGTGCGCACCCTGGCCGAGGACCCCGACGCCTGGGCGAGCTGA
- a CDS encoding Dps family protein, which translates to MQKIHGPLDDNARKTTGEALQGAVVDLIDLSLLAKQAHWNVIGRSFRSVHLQLDELVEVARNHTDVLAERAVAIGVNPDGRSTKVAADTQISQPDPGYLQDDKVIAVVTDALAGVVRRFRERIAATEEPDPVTQDQLIAAAEDLEQQHWMFEAMR; encoded by the coding sequence ATGCAGAAGATCCACGGACCGCTTGACGACAACGCCCGGAAGACCACCGGTGAGGCGCTGCAGGGCGCCGTGGTCGACCTGATCGACCTGTCCCTGCTGGCCAAGCAGGCGCACTGGAACGTCATCGGGCGCTCGTTCCGGTCGGTGCACCTTCAGCTCGACGAACTGGTCGAGGTGGCGCGCAACCACACCGACGTGCTCGCCGAGCGCGCGGTCGCCATCGGCGTCAACCCCGACGGGCGCTCCACGAAGGTCGCCGCCGACACCCAGATCTCCCAGCCGGACCCCGGCTACCTCCAGGACGACAAGGTGATCGCGGTGGTCACCGACGCCCTGGCCGGGGTGGTGCGCAGGTTCCGCGAGCGCATCGCCGCCACCGAGGAGCCCGACCCCGTCACCCAGGACCAGCTCATCGCCGCGGCCGAGGACCTGGAGCAGCAGCACTGGATGTTCGAGGCCATGCGCTGA
- a CDS encoding helix-turn-helix domain-containing protein: MMVLLRHLLGDVLRRLRQRQGRTLREVSADARVSLGYLSEVERGQKEASSELLSSICGALGVPLSQVLREVADQLALAELQEAALLSGSVPADSVPSPDRLGIDSVPDRVPDVVDMVGV, from the coding sequence ATGATGGTCCTGCTTCGTCACCTACTTGGTGACGTGCTACGGCGGCTTCGGCAGCGACAGGGCCGCACCCTCCGCGAGGTGTCGGCCGATGCTCGGGTTTCGTTGGGGTACTTGTCCGAGGTCGAGCGCGGGCAGAAGGAGGCGTCCTCCGAGCTGCTCTCCTCGATCTGCGGCGCCCTGGGCGTTCCGCTCTCTCAGGTGCTGCGTGAGGTCGCCGACCAGCTCGCTCTCGCCGAACTGCAGGAGGCCGCGCTGCTCAGCGGATCGGTTCCGGCCGACTCCGTGCCCTCCCCCGACCGCCTGGGTATCGACTCGGTGCCCGACCGCGTTCCCGACGTCGTGGACATGGTGGGCGTGTAG
- a CDS encoding nicotinamide-nucleotide amidohydrolase family protein: MDAPRPTGPGVAAAAAAHRALAALAALGATAATAESLTGGLIGATLTAVPGASATYRGGVVAYATDLKAALLGVPRDLLEAHGAVHPEVAAAMAEGARLNLAATFGLAVTGVAGPEPQDGRAVGTVFAAVAGPGGSGRVCELRLTGDRAAIRYSTTEQALSLLAAEVAVITGK, from the coding sequence GTGGACGCTCCCCGGCCCACCGGTCCCGGTGTCGCGGCCGCAGCGGCGGCGCACCGCGCGCTCGCCGCGCTCGCCGCGCTCGGCGCCACCGCGGCCACCGCCGAGTCGCTCACCGGCGGACTGATCGGCGCCACCCTCACCGCGGTGCCCGGCGCCTCGGCCACCTACCGGGGCGGGGTGGTGGCCTACGCCACCGACCTCAAGGCCGCCCTGCTGGGGGTGCCGCGCGACCTGCTGGAGGCGCACGGCGCCGTGCACCCCGAGGTCGCGGCGGCCATGGCCGAGGGAGCCCGGCTAAACCTCGCGGCCACATTCGGCCTCGCCGTCACCGGGGTGGCCGGGCCCGAGCCGCAGGACGGGCGGGCCGTGGGCACCGTGTTCGCGGCGGTCGCCGGTCCCGGCGGCAGCGGACGGGTGTGCGAACTGCGTCTCACCGGCGACCGGGCGGCCATCCGCTACTCCACCACTGAACAGGCCCTTTCCCTCCTGGCCGCCGAGGTGGCGGTCATCACGGGCAAATAA
- the pgsA gene encoding CDP-diacylglycerol--glycerol-3-phosphate 3-phosphatidyltransferase, translating into MSTGEPAPAPPPVPLWNIANILTITRLVMVPLFVVFMFLEHPAWRFAAFAVFVVAAITDRVDGEIARRRNLVTDFGKIADPIADKALTGAALVVLSLLGELWWWVTIAILVREWGVTALRFAVIRHGVIPASRGGKLKTVLQVVAISVYLFPLPEPLTVVAHVVMAAALVVTLWTGGDYVVQALRLRRRDHTPGPAA; encoded by the coding sequence ATGAGCACCGGCGAGCCCGCGCCGGCGCCCCCGCCCGTCCCGCTGTGGAACATCGCCAACATCCTGACCATCACCCGGCTGGTGATGGTGCCGCTGTTCGTGGTGTTCATGTTCCTGGAGCACCCCGCCTGGCGGTTCGCGGCCTTCGCGGTGTTCGTGGTGGCCGCCATCACCGACCGCGTCGACGGCGAGATCGCCCGGCGGCGCAACCTCGTCACCGACTTCGGCAAGATCGCCGACCCCATCGCCGACAAGGCCCTCACCGGCGCCGCGCTGGTCGTGCTCTCCCTGCTGGGTGAGCTGTGGTGGTGGGTGACCATCGCGATCCTGGTGCGCGAGTGGGGCGTGACCGCGCTGCGGTTCGCGGTGATCCGCCACGGCGTGATCCCGGCCAGCCGCGGCGGCAAGCTCAAGACCGTGCTGCAGGTCGTGGCGATCTCTGTCTACCTGTTCCCGCTGCCCGAGCCGCTGACCGTCGTGGCCCACGTGGTCATGGCCGCCGCGCTGGTGGTCACCCTGTGGACCGGCGGCGACTACGTGGTGCAGGCGCTGCGGCTGCGCCGCCGCGACCACACCCCCGGACCGGCGGCCTAG
- the rimO gene encoding 30S ribosomal protein S12 methylthiotransferase RimO, with translation MSSRRKVSLVTLGCARNEVDSEELAGRLAAGGWDLVDGEGGEKADVVVVNTCGFIDAAKQDSIEALLSSAEDGTKVVAAGCMAERYGSELAKALPEAQVIGFDDYTHISERLDDVLNGRPLTPHDPRDRRTLLPISPVERRGGHGTHVPGHAAIEPLPEGVAPASSPRVPRRRLTGGPVANLKIASGCDRRCTFCAIPAFRGAYISRHPDDVVREAEWLAGQGVRELFLVSENSTSYGKDLGDLRALEKLLPRLAGVEGIERVRVSYLQPAETRPGLVEVLTGTPGVVPYFDLSFQHASGPLLRRMRRFGDRERFLELLATVRAAAPEAGVRSNFIVGFPGETEQDYAELVAFLEEARLDAIGVFGYSDEEGTEAATYSGKLPEDTVGERVDRLNRLAEELMAQRSEERVGSTVDVLIETDLGGGAYEGRAAHQAPEVDGSTVVHGSGLRVGDIVPATVTEALGADLVAEAAADRAEAR, from the coding sequence ATGTCATCGCGCCGTAAAGTCTCACTCGTCACCCTCGGCTGCGCCCGCAACGAAGTCGACTCCGAAGAGCTGGCCGGCCGGCTCGCCGCCGGCGGCTGGGACCTCGTCGACGGCGAGGGCGGTGAGAAGGCCGACGTCGTGGTGGTCAACACCTGCGGGTTCATCGACGCCGCCAAGCAGGACTCCATCGAGGCCCTGCTCAGCTCCGCCGAGGACGGCACCAAGGTCGTGGCCGCCGGGTGCATGGCCGAGCGCTACGGCTCGGAGCTGGCCAAGGCCCTGCCCGAGGCCCAGGTCATCGGGTTCGACGACTACACCCACATCTCCGAGCGGCTGGACGACGTCCTCAACGGCCGCCCGCTCACCCCCCACGACCCGCGCGACCGCCGCACCCTGCTGCCGATCTCGCCGGTGGAGCGCCGCGGCGGCCACGGCACCCACGTGCCCGGCCACGCCGCCATCGAGCCGCTGCCCGAGGGCGTGGCGCCCGCCTCGAGCCCGCGCGTGCCGCGCCGCCGCCTCACCGGCGGCCCCGTGGCCAACCTGAAGATCGCCTCGGGCTGCGACCGCCGCTGCACCTTCTGCGCCATCCCCGCCTTCCGCGGCGCCTACATCTCGCGCCACCCCGACGACGTCGTGCGCGAGGCCGAGTGGCTGGCCGGACAGGGCGTGCGCGAACTGTTCCTCGTCAGTGAGAACTCCACCTCCTACGGCAAGGACCTGGGCGACCTGCGCGCCCTGGAGAAGCTGCTGCCGCGCCTGGCCGGGGTCGAGGGCATCGAGCGGGTGCGCGTCAGCTACCTCCAGCCCGCCGAGACCCGGCCCGGCCTGGTGGAGGTCCTCACCGGCACCCCCGGCGTGGTGCCCTACTTCGACCTGTCGTTCCAGCACGCCAGCGGCCCGCTGCTGCGCCGGATGCGCCGCTTCGGCGACCGCGAGCGGTTCCTGGAGCTGCTGGCGACCGTGCGCGCGGCGGCTCCCGAGGCGGGTGTTCGCTCCAACTTCATCGTCGGTTTCCCCGGAGAGACCGAGCAGGACTACGCCGAACTGGTGGCGTTCCTGGAGGAGGCCCGGCTCGACGCCATCGGCGTCTTCGGCTACTCCGACGAGGAGGGCACCGAGGCGGCCACCTACTCCGGCAAGCTCCCCGAGGACACCGTCGGCGAGCGGGTCGACCGGCTCAACCGGCTAGCGGAGGAACTCATGGCGCAACGATCCGAGGAGCGCGTCGGCTCCACGGTCGACGTCCTCATCGAGACCGACCTGGGCGGCGGCGCCTACGAGGGCCGCGCCGCCCACCAGGCCCCCGAGGTCGACGGCAGCACCGTGGTGCACGGCAGCGGCCTGCGCGTGGGCGACATCGTGCCGGCCACGGTCACCGAGGCGCTGGGCGCCGACCTGGTCGCCGAGGCCGCCGCCGACCGTGCGGAGGCGCGATGA
- a CDS encoding helix-turn-helix domain-containing protein: MTTIGQTLAAAREDLGYSLADLSARTCIRQPVLAGMEGDDFRVCGGDFYARGHIRSVCRELGLDPGPLIEEFDREHARGSMAPAFTGAPVTTGTVHPTGRSSAAGDAAEERAKEGARERAEERAAPAAEAPTAAPQAAVPAPRGPRDTEAAVAASGAGRARRGAAGGDGGAAEPGAAPHPAPARAAGSAAPRPDSAGPAEAGAPAAEDAPRRRRGGRILALPAAVAAAARRSWPLLVVAALAGAAIFAAVRAWPDEDSRERAAGAVVARPGGQAAAAQGRAGGLSAVVAAERKAEEVRLTLAATDRVWVRVTGPDGRDHFTGIMERGHVRTFAHPDELRLHAGRASALHVRVNGEDRGPLGDTGRVADVRYAAVDLV, from the coding sequence ATGACGACGATCGGCCAGACCCTCGCCGCTGCCCGCGAAGACCTCGGGTACTCCCTCGCCGATCTGAGCGCGCGGACCTGCATCCGGCAGCCGGTGCTCGCGGGGATGGAGGGCGACGACTTCCGCGTCTGCGGCGGCGACTTCTACGCGCGCGGGCACATCCGGTCGGTGTGCCGCGAACTCGGGCTCGACCCCGGCCCGCTGATCGAGGAGTTCGACCGCGAGCACGCCCGCGGCTCCATGGCCCCCGCGTTCACCGGCGCGCCCGTGACGACCGGCACGGTGCACCCCACCGGGCGGTCCTCGGCGGCCGGAGACGCCGCCGAGGAGCGCGCCAAGGAGGGCGCCCGCGAGCGCGCCGAGGAGCGCGCCGCACCCGCCGCCGAGGCGCCGACGGCCGCGCCCCAGGCCGCGGTGCCCGCCCCGCGCGGCCCTCGGGACACCGAGGCCGCCGTCGCGGCCTCCGGCGCCGGGCGGGCCCGCCGGGGCGCCGCGGGCGGCGACGGCGGCGCGGCGGAGCCGGGCGCGGCGCCGCACCCCGCCCCCGCCCGAGCCGCCGGCTCCGCCGCACCGCGGCCCGACTCCGCCGGCCCCGCCGAGGCCGGCGCGCCGGCCGCCGAGGACGCCCCGCGCCGCCGCCGGGGCGGCCGGATCCTCGCGCTGCCCGCCGCCGTCGCCGCCGCCGCACGCCGCTCCTGGCCGCTGCTGGTGGTGGCCGCCCTGGCCGGGGCCGCGATCTTCGCGGCCGTGCGCGCCTGGCCCGACGAGGACTCCCGCGAGCGCGCGGCCGGGGCCGTCGTCGCCCGCCCCGGCGGCCAGGCCGCGGCGGCGCAGGGCCGCGCCGGCGGCCTCAGCGCGGTCGTGGCCGCCGAGCGCAAGGCCGAGGAGGTCCGCCTCACCCTCGCCGCCACCGACCGCGTGTGGGTGCGCGTCACCGGCCCCGACGGCCGCGACCACTTCACCGGGATCATGGAGCGGGGCCACGTGCGGACCTTCGCCCACCCCGACGAGCTGCGGCTGCACGCGGGCCGGGCCTCGGCGCTGCACGTCCGGGTGAACGGCGAGGACCGGGGCCCGCTGGGCGACACCGGCCGGGTGGCCGACGTCCGCTACGCGGCCGTCGACCTGGTCTGA